A single region of the Chitinivibrionia bacterium genome encodes:
- a CDS encoding adenylate kinase, translating to MLNIVLFGAPGAGKGTQAKFITEKYNLGHISTGDIIRAEIKAESTLGLKAKNIVEAGGLLSDEIVVELLENHIMKNSVNYSGFLFDGFPRTVGQCHALEEMMCKLKTSVSALVSLDVPQEELVARLLKRAEIEGRKDDTPEVIQNRFLEYNAKTLPVMKFYEDGGKVISINGTGSIEEITAQIISEIDKLKN from the coding sequence ATGCTAAATATCGTTTTGTTTGGAGCGCCGGGAGCAGGAAAAGGCACTCAAGCGAAATTTATTACTGAAAAGTATAATTTAGGGCATATTTCTACGGGCGACATTATCAGAGCCGAGATAAAAGCCGAAAGCACGCTCGGGCTGAAAGCAAAGAACATTGTGGAAGCAGGTGGTCTTCTGAGCGACGAAATTGTCGTCGAATTGCTGGAAAACCACATAATGAAAAACAGCGTAAACTATTCCGGTTTCTTGTTTGACGGTTTTCCGCGCACGGTCGGACAGTGCCACGCTCTCGAAGAAATGATGTGCAAACTCAAAACCTCGGTAAGCGCGCTTGTTTCGCTCGACGTTCCGCAAGAAGAACTCGTCGCAAGACTTTTGAAAAGAGCTGAAATCGAAGGCAGAAAAGACGATACTCCCGAAGTTATACAAAATCGCTTTTTGGAATACAATGCCAAAACGCTTCCCGTAATGAAATTTTATGAAGACGGCGGCAAGGTTATTTCGATTAACGGAACGGGAAGCATTGAAGAAATAACGGCGCAAATCATATCGGAAATCGACAAACTGAAAAATTAA